ACCTGCCTGTGTCCTTATCACTTAGGAATTTGGGGCCCCCTCATGCTTCCATCAGTAAGTAATTACTGTCACCCCAAGTTACAAATCATTAACTAGGCTCTGGATTCTAGTCTAATAGACTTCCCAAATGGGCAGCTCTTGAAAGGCCAGGTGTGAGCTAGACTGTCCCCTCGCCAGACAGTTACTGAGCACAGCCATTGGGAAAGCACTCCCCTGTGTGTATATATGGGGGGGCAAAGGCAAATGAGACATAATTTCCTCCTGTCCTCAAGGAGATCATAGTATGgtagagagagaaggaaactctacaaataattataaaatacatttaggTCCAGCTTTACAGGGCAGAAGGGGGAAGTGGAGTTACTGCAATAGACTGTCTTAGCCTCAAGATGGGGGAAGGAAAAGATACCTGTTTTTACTAAACCTCAACTTGTTCCCTGCAGGCTGGGTGTAGGAATGTGTTTTTTCCCTCCCCTGAGTAGGGATCTGAGACCACCACCCATCCCTCTGCTCGGCCTCACCCTGCGGGAGCCCAGCCACCCTGCATTCCTCCCGCACCAGGTGATGCTATCTCCCTGCACAGGTATGGACTTGCAGGTCTTGGAAAAGTCTTACCTCTTCCTGTCTGGGAAGTAGTCTGGGACCCAAGGAAAGGTCATCAACCTCTTTCCAGCACAGGTAGGTGTCCCATGCCCATCTCAAGCACATTCCAGGACTCTCCCTTGACCTACCCTCCCTGCATCCCCACCCATCTTAACTGCTGGCTCTGCTTCCCTTAAGAAGCCCAGGTTTTGGtgggaggagagaaggcagaTACAATCagaggtgaggcagggaggggcccACAGAACTGGTGTTCCCACTAGTACTGTTTCCTGCCCTGATGGCTGCCTTACCTTCACTCACTCTGGGTGGGGAAGAGTCAGGTACGGACAAGATGTCCCAGTCCCTCAGCTGTTCACTGCTCTCTCCTCAGCAGCCCTTCACTTGGGTTTCATGCAAGGATACAGGACCTGGAGGGCCCAGGTGATGCTGGACAGATGGTGCCTCCGCAGCCACAGAGGCAGAAGGCAGGTAGCACACGTGCTGAGCAGCAagcctgttcctgcaggaagGCTGCAGATTTGCCCCAATGGGTGGTCATTGAGGCAGCCCGAGCACCTGGAATCTTTGCTCAATGGCTTGGGCATCCACTCCATACACTCAAGACTGTCTCACTCTAGATGTGGCACAAGGTTTTTGCTTGGCAACTAGGGAGGGTAAACAGATATGGAGGACCTAGAAGCCTCAGGCATTTCCCATCCACTTCTGTTGAGAGGCAATTCCACAGCTCAGTTTAAGCTGGAGGCAGTCTTAGAGAAGCTGGTAACCCCAAATCTATCCTCACCATATCCAGCTGCCCCCTCACCAGAAACTACTGAGGCGGGTGCAGGTGAGGATGAGTCAATCAAATCAATGACCGATTAAAAGTGTTTATTTTCAAATGGAAAGGGGGAAAGGACCAACACAGAGGCAACTTTTGGCATCTTCTTTTCCAAGCCATCACCCCCATGTGCTTCCCAACCCAAAGCACTGGCAGGAGGGGCCCCAGGACAGGTTGAGGGGCCAGATAGTAGCAGAGTCAGTCACAGAGAGATCTGTACAACCCCAAAGAGGCAGGATTCAAGGTCCATCCCTGCTCCCTTGTCTTGAAACAGAGTTAGAGCTCAGGGGCATAGGGCTCGCCAGTGGGTGAGGGCACCCGCAGCTCAGCATCATGCCTGACCACAGTGAAGAGCCCCACCACTGCCAGCAGAGCCATCACCATGACGGCAGAGCAGATACTGAACATGTTCCGAGTGCCCGTTTTGCGATCGCTATCGTGAAGGACCAGGAGCCCCAGGCAGGCCAGTAAGTGCAGGGGCACCCGGAACCAGTTGAGGACACCGGCTTGCTCCGTCTCGGGGATGACCTTTCTCCGCAGGAAGCTCATGCTGGGAAAGTATAGCCCACAGGCCAACTCGATAAGTAGGAACGCTATGAAGGACTCCACTGGACTCTCCTGGCCTGGGCTGGTAGAGAAAGTCAACATGAAGAGGGAGAAGACGACGATGAGGACCGCAAGGGAGAGCAGGTGCATGGGCTGAAGGTGGTACCTCTTGGAGGTAGCAATGCGGTACAGGGAAGAGCCAAGCAGGCTGGCTGCCATGAAGCTGGAGAAGATGATGCCCAGTGGGGCCCCATGTGGGTCCAACACAGGCGTCCAGAGGAAGACAAAGATGAAGATGACACTCTCAAACAGGGCCTGGATGGTGCCGAGCAACAGCACACGACGGTCCGACAGGAGGCAGCGCAGGCCCCCAGCACAGGTCCTTGAGAAGGCACGCTGCCGATCATAGTTCTCTCCCCAGTTATGAAGGGCCAAGGCCCCAGCCAGAGCCAAGAGAGGGATGGCAGCCAAAAAGGGCGCTACAGGCCCCAGCCCCATCCAGCAGGCCACGGCCTCAGCTGCCACACCTGCCACTACAGCCAGCACATGGTTCCAGAAGGCAGCTCGGGCAAAGGTAGCTGGGATCCACTCAGCAGGGAAGTCATGCCGTTCCACGTGCTCATGGATGTACCACGCCTCAAAAGCTGAGAAGAGAAGGGCTGTGGACAGCCCACCTAGTGCTCGGCCCACCAGCAGCACAAAGTAGTCCTGAGAAAGTTTGGTTAAGCAGCAGAGAGAGTAAGTCAGGGAGAAGAGGACACAAGACTTCTTGCGACCCAGCCAATCCACAAGGGAGGAGGCCACCAGTCCAAACAGAACTGTGGAGGCAaggccacagacatagagaatggCAATTTGTCCCTCCAGGAAGTGGTAATGCTGATACAGTTTATAGAGGTAAGGGGCCTGAAGCCAGTCAGCTGCCAGGGCCAGGAAGTAGACCTGATAGAAGTCCAGTTGAAACCGAAGGAAGGAGGGATTGCTGCAGGCCCTTCCAGAGGGCTTAGCCCGGCATCTTGACAGCTCCAACCCCAGGCAGGAGGCCAGGAGGACCACAAAGGCAAGGTAGGCACTCACCAGCATGGCCGGCCCCCGGACgacctggggagagggggtggttTCAGAGTCACATCCATTGCCCCAGTAGCACTGTCAAGGGGCTGGGTGTCTAAGCAGAATGCAGCTCCACCCAACACCCCTGACAACTGCACTTCCCCACCCCTCAACTCCACTCCCCCAGAACTCAGACCGGAGGGACCAgttgggtgggtgggaggagtggCCCGCCAGAGCGGTCTCCTAGGACATTATGGGACAGGGAGGGGTAAGAGGAGAGGGGGAGAAGACTGAGTATTCGCCCCACCCAGGCCTGGCACAGCAAAGAGAATTCCTTCACTAATCCCAGCCCTGCGAGTTAAGGGGCTGCTGCCCTCTCCCACAACAGCGTCTGCATATAGTACTTCCTTGTGTTACCTCCCATCCTCTTTGGGGAGCCTGTTTTGCCCTCTGTGTCTCGTCATCTGTCCCGGGTATCCCTCCCGCCGGGGCGGGCCTCTCCATTGCTTCAGGGCCACCTCGCGCgcatctctcccctcctccaggtcaGGGCACCCCCCTGCGCCCCCTAGCCCCCGCCCAGCGCCGCCACACTCGCTCGCGCCTCGCCCACACCCCGTCTCACCTGCTGCCCCGGTCTGCGGGGACGCTCCGGACACGTCCGGCTCCAGGCCGCCCGGCCGCCCTGCCCGCTCTACCTCTGTCTCCGGTTCCAGGTCGGGTTCCAGCAGCACGCCCGCCCCTCACGGCCTGCTTCCGGGAGCAGGGTAGGCCTCTGGCCGCCGCCATACTGGCCCCGTCACGTGACGGGGGCGCGGCGCTcaagccccgcccctgctccaccCTCTTGCCCCCACCCGGGCGCCGGCAGGGGCTCGACTGGAAGCCGTGGCGGTCGCTGCTCTCGGTTCGGTCGCGTCCGCTGCCCTAGCGTGACACCCGCTCCTTCGACTCCCGGGTACCTGCCGGGTCACCTGGAAATAAAGACCCATTTCCGTGCCGTGGGTTAGGGAGCACAGCTGTGCTTGGGAAAATGCCAGCAGTCCCGCAGTGCCCGGGCTTGAGCTTCCTAAGGAACACCGCTGCCCTAAGCCGATGATGGGCTCCTCGCTTTCCCTCCGCTCCCACTGTAGTGACCTCCAGGCCAGAAGTCAGTATGGCCCAGACACCTGAGGGAGGCAGTGTGGTGTAAAGGACTTGGACTCTGGCTTGCAGACAGGCTAAAGCTCAAATCCCACCTCTGTCACTTAGGCTGTGTGGCCTCGGTCTGGCCACATGACTGCTCAGTGTCCCAGTTTCTTTGTGTGCAGTCATAGGAGAGCAGTGTCCAAATAAAAACAGCTAACGGTCAGTGGCAGTTAAGGGTTAACTTCATCCTTGGAGCTGAATGCCCAccctctgccacttaccagctgtgttaTATTGGAAagattatttaacctctctgtccaGCCCTAGTATTATCTACTTAAAACCCTCCAATAGCTTCCCATCTCACTAAGCGTCAAAGCCAAAATCTTTATAAAGGCTTGTAAAACCCTCTGTCCTCTGTTCCTTTGCTGCTTCTCTGACCTCACCTCCCTCCATTCTCCCCCCCCAGCTCCTTTTACTCCATCTATACTGGCTAGCACCAATACCTTTGCACACGGTGCCCTGTAAGTTCTGGTTCTCCTCCATATCAACATGCTTCCTTTCCTCAGCTCCTCCAGTTCTCTGTTTAAGTGTCACCTTATCAGAGGACCTTCCTTGGCCATCTCGTTTGAAGAAGCAACACCACCTCCGCACAACAATCTACCTGCTTGCCTTCCAAATCTCTATTTTCTTTTGCTCCATTTTCTCCAAGGCACCTAACACATCTGGCAcactatttattttacttatttgctATCTCTTCTCCCTACAGATTTTTATGTCTTGTTCTCTTGTATTCCCAgtatttaaaacactttttggtacataaaaaacaatcaaaaaataatttgatgaataaatgagtgaataagttAATCCATGTAAATTACTCTGAAAGTGCTGGCCTCTATTAGCTGGTAACACTTATGAAACAGTTATTATGTACTTTAGGTCTATTTTAAGAAGTCCCAGGCCAGCTACTATAGATGAATTGTTTAATTGTCACAACAACCTgtaaggtaggtactattatcctCAGAGCTGGAAAGGTTAAGTAACATGGCCAGAGTCACATGGTAATAGGTAGAGTCAAATGGGACCCAGATCTTCCAATCCCACACTCACATGATTTctgagaaaattaaatgagttcaCCCATCTGCACAGGTgattagtaaatgttggttttcTTTATACTAAAGCTTGGAGGGTAGAGGGTGAGAGAGTCTGGAATTACATCTTGAGAAATACTTTCTTACGATAAAGTAAACAACTGAGATTTATATCCTACAAGTTCCAAAGTGCCTTTATCCCTAACTGGCAAACTTCTAGAGAGTAGAAAGGGATATTGGTTCTCATGCATTTGTCTAGAAACACGAAGACTCAAACATCATGATTTCCCCAAGGTCATTCAGTGAATGAGGGGGTGGGAAACCCAAACGCCCTCCATCCTGGTCCTGGACTGAAATCTCCTGAACTCATAACACCCTGTCTTTCAGTTTctggtggtcttttttttttttttttgagggaggaggtCATGCTGAATGAAGGCAGGGACTGGGACAGGATGGCCTTATATGCCTTGCCTTCTGTTTTCCTAGGATGGAGGCCAGAGTTCTTCCATTACTGAGTTGCCTTTTGCTCAGAAGCACCTGACAAAGGAAGACTTGAAGATTACATTATTTTGGATTGTTTTTATTGTGggaactatttaaaatatatttactctTTAAGGTTCCCTTGGCTCCTCAGAGCTCTGAAACACAGCTGGGAAAGACCTAAAACATGGGAAATGTGACAGCAGAGGGCTGGAGGGGATAAAGGACAGCCTGGGAGTGCAAATCCATCTCTAGGACACACTTCTAATAGAGGGCAAGGAGGGCTGGGGTCTGCGTGTGGGGAGTTCCAGAGGAAGTCCTGGCTtttggggcaggtggggaggatgCTCTGGGAGTTACTAGGACCGTGCTACCCAAGGAGTatcatttaaaacttttattacaaaaatattcaaacatacacaaaggTAGAGATCATAGTTCTATGAAATCCTATATACTTAATTCAACAATATTGGTTTTGTCCCTTCATTCCTTCTActcctttctttctgtcctttttttattTGACAAAACACTTAACAATTCAATACATCACTTCAATCCATCTCCAGAAAATAAGGACCTTTTCTTACATAACCTCAAAGCCATTTTTACAAAATCCACACTGATTCCTTGGCATCATGAATACCCAGTTCATAATTAAATGTCTCCAACtgtctaaaaatgtctttttttcaatTGGGTGGCCCCAGTCAGGAACCAGAGAAGGCCCACATATTCCATGTAGTAGTTGTCTTCTTGTCTGCACTCACTTTGCTCCCCAGCCATTGACTAGTTGAAAAAAGCAGCTCAGTTTTCCTTTGGAATGTTCCACGTTCTGGTATATTTCCTTACTTCTTTTTTATGTCATTTAATTTGTTCCTCCATCCACCACATTTCCCATTAAATAAATAGAGGTTAGCTCTAGAGGTTTGATTAGAATCATGtttagttttttggtttgtttctttggtaAGAATCCTTCAAAGGTGGTGCTGAGTGCATCAGATTGCATCATATCAGGAGGTACATGGTACATGATTTAGTGAAACTAAGATTCATCAGTTGGCTCAGGGAGTGATAGCTTGATTCCTCCATAGTAAAGTTCGCCATCAACTATCATCCTTGGCTGCATCCATTGTTAATTCTTGATCCCTTATTTCATTAAGcgttgcaaaatggtgatttttctaaTTGCATATTCCCCCTACATTAGCTGgagttctgtaaataagttttcTTCACCACTTAGAGCTATTTGGCTACCCTGAAATATAGTTTTACAGGGCAGGCAGCATAAGTGTGTAActctttttctcttcagttgtcaATTTTCAGAATAAGAAGTTGAGagaaaaacatcatttttaaaaaggtttggGCTTAGAGCTGAGTAGGAATGGATGGCCAGGACAGTGAGTAGGGGAAGAAGGGACTATTCTGGTAGCTGTGTCCAGCCCTCACTCACTCCAGGGCATGGGGGTGtgtgggagacagacagacaatggAGGACTTGGTGTCCTCCTGGCCCTTGGGCAGCAGTGAGATGGGCACGCTGGAGACCTAGTGTGCAGGCAGCTGCAGGAcctagggagacagagagagagaaagctagaTAGTGGGGAGGCAGAAAGAGAGATAGGAAATGAAAAAACAGCTAGACCCAGAAGACAGgaagagagacaaagacagaaaggGACATAAAAATGGAAGAGTTCAAGAATGACTTGCACCCAGAAGCAGAATaggacagaagagagagagataggaggaggaagaaaacaaacacaaagtcATGGACTGAgacagggaagggggaaggaaaaagaTAGATAtgttaaatagattttaaattagaTGGGGAAAGAGAGGGACATAGAGTGGGGAAGACAGATACAGAGACACAAGTGAGGTGAAGGCAGAATGTCCAGgtgacagaaagaaggaaatagaaatgGAGAGAGTGGTATAGAAAGCTAGAAGGAAGGATaagcagaagaagaaacagagacagaaaggaaagaacaaagggtCCCAGCGAAGGAGCGAGAAACTGAAGACTGAAGCAGGCTAGCCTCAGAAGTCTTGGGAAATGTGGAGGGGTGCTTAGGGCCTCTCAGCGTAGGGTCCAGTCCTGGGCAGATACGTAGGCCTATCACTTCCGGTTTCCTCTTGGTGGCTTCTCcaaacccccagccccaccctcagggACAGGGGACTTACATCTAGCAACTAGCTATGCGTGGATGGGATCACTGGTGCCTGAGTCAAGGGCTCCCCGCTTCGGCCGCCTCCTGCCAGATGAGCATGGATGTAACAGATGGGATTACTGCCGGAAGATTGAGGTCATGAGGCTGGGTGAGCACTGAAAGATTTGAAAGATAAGACAATCAGGTAGAGAGTGCCAGGTTCCTGGAAGCAAAGGACCATGAAAGATGTCATGATATCCAAGGGGAGGGTGGAACCAGGAATCCTCTGCTCAGCCTCTTCTTTTGGTCCGAGAGCCACTGACTTTCCTTACCAGACTCACGATGAGAGGTAAGGGGTCCAGAGACTCATAGGTCAGTCAAGGAGTTGGGTGGAGGTCCATGGGTCAAGAAAAGTGGCCCCTGGACAAAGGATCCCCTATCACCTCTAGAGGAAGGACCCATCTTATCCATGCACACTGCAGAGATGAGCCAAGAAGGGTCTGTAGGGGAGGCAGACTAGAGGGGAAAATGGCCAAGTCGCTCACCTTCAGGGGCCATGGGACAGGCTCTGAGAAGAAGACTTTCTATTCCAGAAGTTGCAGAGGAGGAGGTTCTGGAACCAGCAGGAGCATGCCCAGAAACTAACTTCAAAGCAGGTGGTCCACTCTCTCAGGACTGAGGAAGAGACCGGGGCTCTGGGCGGCCAGCTGCTGTCTCACTGGCCTGGGTGAAGG
The Vicugna pacos chromosome 12, VicPac4, whole genome shotgun sequence DNA segment above includes these coding regions:
- the MFSD5 gene encoding molybdate-anion transporter, which produces MLVSAYLAFVVLLASCLGLELSRCRAKPSGRACSNPSFLRFQLDFYQVYFLALAADWLQAPYLYKLYQHYHFLEGQIAILYVCGLASTVLFGLVASSLVDWLGRKKSCVLFSLTYSLCCLTKLSQDYFVLLVGRALGGLSTALLFSAFEAWYIHEHVERHDFPAEWIPATFARAAFWNHVLAVVAGVAAEAVACWMGLGPVAPFLAAIPLLALAGALALHNWGENYDRQRAFSRTCAGGLRCLLSDRRVLLLGTIQALFESVIFIFVFLWTPVLDPHGAPLGIIFSSFMAASLLGSSLYRIATSKRYHLQPMHLLSLAVLIVVFSLFMLTFSTSPGQESPVESFIAFLLIELACGLYFPSMSFLRRKVIPETEQAGVLNWFRVPLHLLACLGLLVLHDSDRKTGTRNMFSICSAVMVMALLAVVGLFTVVRHDAELRVPSPTGEPYAPEL